A window of the Bufo gargarizans isolate SCDJY-AF-19 chromosome 1, ASM1485885v1, whole genome shotgun sequence genome harbors these coding sequences:
- the LOC122924974 gene encoding gastrula zinc finger protein XlCGF26.1-like: MMEEHQPLISQENFSKNSAGNVMLSLNYKVEDEDIMQRSLGENFNVHPGLPSTDLSYNPPNHEGPSPDHSQIVTTNIGQKGGKRFKYGKEFTKGGIHTGEKPYSCSECGKCFKQKPGLFEHQRNHTGEKPYSCSECGKCFTRKSNLVTHERIHTREKLYSCSECGKCFTRKSNLVTHERNHTGEKPYICSECGKGFSQQPSLFKHQRCHTGEKPYSCSECGKCFSEKSNLLKHKRGHKGEKPYSCSECGKCFTQKFTLLKHQRFHTGEELYSCSECGKYFTDKSHLVNHTRIHTGEKPFSCLDCGKCFMKKSDLVRHQMIHMGVKPYPCLECGKCFAQKSSLVEHERSHTGEKPFSCSECGKSFTWKSNLVKHQKIHTGEKPYSCSECGKCFTDKSHLIIHERRHTGEKPFLCSECGKGFTGKSYLVKHQRSHTGDKMY, translated from the coding sequence AAAACTTCAGTAAGAATTCTGCGGGAAACGTCATGTTATCACTAAATTATAAAGTAGAAGATGAAGACATCATGCAGCGCTCTTTAGGAGAAAACTttaatgtacatccaggacttcCCAGTACAGATCTGTCATATAATCCCCCTAATCATGAGGGACCTTCTCCTGACCACTCACAGATTGTTACCACAAATATAGGTCAGAAAGGGGGAAAAAGATTTAAGTATGGTAAAGAGTTTACAAAAGgaggaattcacacaggagagaaaccatattcgtgttcagaatgtgggaaatgttttaaacaaaaaccaGGTCTTTTTgagcatcagagaaatcacacaggagagaaaccgtattcatgttctgaatgtgggaaatgttttacacggaaatcaaatcttgttacacatgagagaattcacacaagagagaagctatattcatgttctgaatgtggaaaatgttttacacggAAATCAAATCTCGTTACAcatgagagaaatcacacaggagagaagccatatatatgttcagaatgtgggaaaggttTTTCACAACAACCAAGTCTTTTTAAACATCAGAGATGTCACACAGGTGAGAAAccttattcatgttcagaatgtgggaaatgtttttcagAAAAATCTAATCTTCTTAAACATAAGAGAGGTCACAAAGGAGAGAAgccttattcatgttcagaatgtgggaaatgttttacacaaaagtTTACTCTTTTAAAACATCAGAgatttcacacaggagaggaactatattcatgttcagaatgtgggaaatattttacagataaatcacatcttgttaatcatacgagaattcacacaggagagaaaccgttTTCATGTTTAGATTGTGGCAAATGTTTTATGaaaaaatcagatcttgttagacatcagatgATTCACATGGGAGTGAAACCATatccatgtttagaatgtgggaaatgttttgctcaAAAATCAAGTCTTGTTGAACATGAAAGGAGTCACACTGGcgagaagccgttttcatgttcagaatgtggaaaatcttttacATGGAAATCAaaccttgttaaacatcagaaaattcacacaggggagaaaccgtattcatgttcagaatgtgggaagtgttttacagataaatcccATCTTATTATACATGAgagacgtcacacaggagagaagccatttttatgttcagaatgtggaaaaggtTTTACAgggaaatcatatcttgttaaacatcagagaagtcacacaggggataaAATGTATTGA